The Desulfovibrio psychrotolerans nucleotide sequence TTTGCCATGCTGTCGTTTTCAATTTCCATAAATTCCATTTTCGCCTCTCCTTTTGCCGAAATGCATACTCAAAAAATACATACTGTGTAGACCAACCAGTTCAGGTTCCCGGACCACGCCTAAGAAACGTCCGAGAACCACTTTTTCATCCGGGACAGGACCCGGTTGAAAACGTTGCCGTCACGGATGCGGAACTTCAGTTCCAGCCCCTCCTTTTCCGCGCCGTACCGCAGGAGACCAACCGCGGTGGCGAATTTGGGGCTGTTTACCACATCCTTCAGGCCGCCCACATTGCGCGGATAGCCAATCCGCGTGGGCAGGTTGAAGATTTGTTCACCAAGCTCCTGGCAGCCGTCTATAAGGGCCGTGCCACCCGTGAGCACCACACCGGCACCGATAAGGTTCTTGTACCCGGAGCGCACAAGTTCCTGATCAACAAGGGAAAGTATCTCTTCCATGCGCGGCTCGCAGATCTCTGCCAGCACCTGCCGCGAAAGCCTGCGCGGTTCGCGGTCGCCCACGCTGGAAACTTCAATAACCTCATCGCCACGCACAAGGTCTGCCATGGCGCAGCCAAATTTGGTCTTTATCTTTTCCGCGCTGGCCATGGGAGTGCGCAGGCCGAAGGCGATGTCGTTGGTCAGGTTCTGCCCGCCAAGCGCCAGCACGCCCGTATGCTTGATAGAATCATTGGCAAACACGGCAATGTCTGTGGTGCCGCCGCCAAGGTCCACAAGAGCCACGCCTATCTCGCGCTCCTCTTCGGTGAGCACCGCCTTGGCGGATGCCAGCGCCTCCAGCACGATATCCGAAACATCCAGCCCGCTGCGGTGGCAGGAGCGCACAATATTCTGCGCGCTCGTCACCGCTCCGGTCACGATATGCACCTTCACCTCAAGCCGGACACCCGCCATACCCAACGGGTCGGCAATGCCGCGCTGGTCGTCCACAATGTATTCCTGCGGCAGAATGTGGATGACCTCGCGGTCCAGCGGAATGGCTACGGCCTTGGCGGCATCCAGCACGCGTTCCACGTCCTTGGGAGCCACCTCGCCGCCCTTCACGGCAATAACGCCGTGACTGTTGAAACCCTTAATGTGGCTGCCCGCGATGCCCGCATACACAGAGCGGATCTCGCAACCCGCCATAAGCTCGGCCTCTTCCAGTGCCTTCTTGATGGACTGGACCGTCTGCTCAATATTGACGACCACGCCCTTGCGCAGGCCGGTGGAAGGTGCAGTGCCAATGCCGACAATATCCACACCTTCGGCGGTTGCCTCCCCCACCACGGCGCAGATTTTCGTGGTGCCGACATCAAGCCCCACAATGAGTTCGGATTTGGCCATGCTTCATTCCTCCACGTAATCAATCTTAATTGCCTGCGGATACGGGCCTGTCTTCTCTGATCCACACATTGGACCCAGCCACCGTAACCTCGCGCACCCTTCTTATCTCGCCCCGCCGCTTCAGGTCTTCAAGAACCGCCGCCAGTCGGGCAAGGTTCACATCCCATTCAGCCACGGCAAGATTCAGAATCATGTCCGCATTCTCCAGATACAGCTCCACCCCCCGGCTTCTGCTCAATCTCACCCATGCGGCGTTGTTCACATCCAGCGGCAGACTTGCAGTCTCCAACACCCCCACCATGTCGGGCAACTGCCGCACCCACTCTTCCATTCCCGGGTCCACCATCAGAAAAGGCAGCGAGGTAAATTTGCCCGGCTCCACTTCGCTGATCACGCGCCCCTGCGCATCCGCGTAGGCAACCTTGTCGCCCTGTCTCACCCAGTACCGGGGAACACGCTCACGCACTTCCACAAAAAACTTGTCAGGCAGCTCCCGCTTCAGGGAAACCCCGGCAATCCACGGATCACGCAGCAACCGTGCTTCCACGTCCCCCATGCGCACCGCCAGATTGTTCATTCCGGTCCGCAGACCGGCCATTTTCAAAATTTCACCGCTCCCCAGCCGGACATTTCCGGCAACCTGTATCTCTCTCAGGGCAAAAAATTCGCTGATGGTGACATACCGATACAGATAGAGCAATGCGATGCTGATCATAACAACAAAAACGAAGGTTGTAAACAGAGCAAGCATACATGGTAGAAAATTCGGAACTTTTATTTTCCGTATCGAGCGGGTTCGTACTCCGCGATACGTGTTTGGAGAAGCCACTGTGGGCATCCGTTTTTTTTTGTTTGCTTTGCTCAGCTTCATGGTACTATTCTTACTTCTAATTCAAGCGCATATCCGTATTCTTTCTTTACTTTTTCCTGAGCTTCTGATAAAAGTTCCTTTGCTTGCACGCTTGTGCCTTCACCTGTATTTATTAAAAAATTGGCATGCATTTCAGAAAATGCCATACCGCCTCTTTTTTTCCCTTTGAATCCGGAACTGTCTAAAAGCTTTCCCGCACTCACATTATGCGCAGGATTTTTGAACACGCAGCCTGCACTGTATGCTGTTACAGGCTGCGTTGCCTTCTTCTTTGCGTAATTTTCCTGCATCGTCTTGTGAATAACATCGCGCGAACTGCGTTCTAGACGAAAAACAGCATCCGCAACCACTGTCCAGCCCGCACGTTCTCCGGCATCCGCAACAGAAAAATGCCTGTACGCAAAGTGCAACGCATCGCGCCGCAGTGTCCGCACGCCGTGCACCGGATCAAAAACCGTCACCCGCGTGACCAGCGCGCCAGTTTCACAGCCGTACGATCCAGCATTCATGGCAACAGCCCCGCCTACGGTGCCGGGAATGCCCGCCAGTCCTTCCATGCCGGATAACCCTCTGGCGCACAGCCACCCGAGCAGCCTGGGCAGCCGGAATCCCGCTCCCACCCGCACCAGCACGCCTTCAGCATCCTCTCCCACCACACGGGGAGCTTCACCTATGGCTGGCGTTACCACCACCAGCGGCAGCGGCGCGTCATCCGCAAGAATATTGCTGCCATAGCCAAGTATCAGCGGCCTTCCGCCAAGCCGTTCCAGCGTCGCCGGCAATTCCTCGCAGTCGCGCACATCACGCACCACCACCTCCGCCATGGCGTTACCGCCAAGCCGCAACGTGGTACGTGCCTTCAGGCTGGGACCGTTCAGAATAACCAGTGCCATACGTCCGCCTTCCTATTCGCCGTCCAGATATTTCTGGCCCACTGTCCAGATATTGCCTGCGCCCAGAGTAATAAACAGGTCGCCGGGCTGAAGCACATCGGGCAATGCCTGCGACACAGCCGCAAAATCCTGACAATACAGCACATCCGTATTCGATACCTGCCGTATGCCCTGCGCAAGGCTCTGCCCGCTCACGCCGGGAATGGGAGCCTCCGATGCCGGATAAATTTCCGTGAGCAAAAGCTTGTCCACGCCTTCAAAAGACTTGCAGAACTCGCCAAACAGCGCCTGAGTTCGGCTGAAGCGGTGCGGCTGAAACGCCACCACCAGACGCCGCGAAGGATAGCACTGCCGTGCCGTGGCTATGGTTGCAGCCACCTCTGCGGGATGATGCCCGTAGTCGTCCACCACAAGCACGCCGTTGCGCTCGCCCTTCCGTTCAAACCGGCGTCCCACGCCCGTGAACCCGGAAAGTCCTTCAAGGCAGGCTGCTGGTTCTATGCCCGCCTCCAGCGAAACCCCCACCGCGCCGAGCGCATTCAGAATATTGTGCCTGCCCGGCTGTGAGAGGCGCACTTCGCCTATGTCTTTGCCGCGCACAATAATGCGGAAATGGCTCACCTCGGCGCAGGCGATAACTTCTGCGCGGATATCGTTCTCCTTGCCAAACCCGTAGGTAATCACCGGCCGTTTCACCTTGGGCAGCAGGCGGCGCACACCGGGGTCATCCCCGCACACCACATTGGTGCCGTAAAAGGGCACGCTGTTCATGAACTGCGTAAAGGAGTCGTCTATCTCCTGCTGGTCCGCGTAAAAGTCCATGTGGTCGCGGTCCACGTTGGTCACCACGGTCATGATGGGCAGAAGGCACAGGAACGAACCGTCAGACTCGTCCGCCTCGGCAATAAGAAATTTGCCCTCACCCAGCCGCGCATTGGCCCCGTAGGCGTTCAACCTGCCGCCGATGATCACTGTGGGGTCGGTCTGGGCGGCATCAAAGATGGCTGCGGTAAGTGAAGTGGTGGTGGTCTTGCCGTGGGTTCCCGCTATGGCTATGCCCGTGCGCAGGCGCATCAGTTCGGCCAGCATCTCCGCACGGGGAATGATGGGAATACTCTTGGCCCGCGCGGCAACCACTTCCGGGTTGTCATCCTTCACGGCGGAAGACCGCACCAGCACCTGCGCATCCGTAACATTCTGCGAACCGTGGCCTATGAAAATCTCGGCCCCCAGATTCTTGAGCCGGCGCACCACCGGGCCATCGGAAAGATCGGAGCCTGCCACCTCATACCCAAGGTTCAGCAGTACTTCCGCAATGCCGCTCATGCCGGAACCGCCTATGCCCACCATATGAACTCTGCGAATCTTGATCATTCCCGCAACCTGCCTGTTTACTCTTCCACCAGCGAGGTAAGTGGAGCCTTGTGCACTATGTCCATAAGCCCGCTCGCCACATTGGCAGCCGCCTCCGGCCACCCCAGTCTGCGCGAAGCCACAGCCATTGCGTTCAACCGTTCCGGGTCTGCCAGCAGCCCCGTTACCTTTTCAGCCAGTCCGGCATGCCCGGCATCGGCCAAGCTGCGCTCCTCCACCACCATTGCCGCCCCGTGCCGCTCCAGAAAACGCGCGTTGTGCAGCTGATGGTCGTGCGTGGCAAAGGGAAAAGGCACAAACACGGCCGGTTTCCCCGCCACCGTCAGTTCCGCAAGCGTGGTCGCCCCGGCACGTCCCAGCACCAGATTGGCCCGCGCATAGGCGGCGGCCATATTGGTGATGAACGGTTCCACAGTGCAGTCCTGCATGCCTGCCTGCGCATACGCCGTCTGCACACGCTCAAAGTCTGCCGTGCCGGTCTGGTGATGCACCCGCACTCCGGCGTCCTGCAGCATCGGCAGCATATCGATAACCGCTGCATTCACCGCCCGCGCACCAAGGCTTCCGCCCAGCACCAGCAGGCGCCGTTCTCCGGCAGGCACCGGCGGCATATTCCGCAGGGTGCGGATTTCCGCCCGCACGGGGTTGCCGGTCAGCACGGTCTTGCGCGGCAAAAAATGTTCGTCCGGGTCAGGCATGGAGATGAACACCCTGTCCGCCACCTTACCGAGCAGCTTGTTGGCAAGGCCGGGAACACTGTTCTGCTCGTGCACGGCAACCGGCATTTCGCGCAGCTTGCCCGCCATGCAGGCAGCAAAGGCCGCATATCCGCCAAACCCGATTACGGCATCGGGCCGGAACCGCCCCAGAATGCGCATGGCCCGCAAGGTGGAAACCCCAAGCCCCGCCAGCGCTCCCACGGCGCGGAAGCCCCGTCCCAGCACGCCGCGCACGGGCAAGGCCTCAAAGGGAATGCCTGCGCGCGTCACGATATCGCGCTCCGGCCCGTACGCGCCCCCTATGAACAGAAACTCCACGCCGGGAAACCGTTTGCGCAGTTCTTCCGCAACAGCCAGCGCGGGGAAAATATGCCCGCCTGTTCCGCCGGTGGTGAGTACAACGCGTTTCATAGTGCCGGGCTCCCTTCAGCCGTTCTGGAAAAATTGAGCAGAAGTCCCACGCACAGGAACGAAGAGAGCAGGCTGCTGCCGCCGTAACTCATAAAGGGCATGGCAACCCCCTTGGGCGGTGCCGCTCCCATAACCACGGCCAGATTGAACACCGCTCCCAGCGTGAGCACCAGCGTCAGCCCGAAGGAGGTAAGCCTGTCACGCAGGTCATCCTGCCGGTAGGCAATGACAAATCCGCGCCACAGCATCACACCCATGATGATGAAAAAGAGCGAAACGCCCACAAAACCCATCTCCTCGCCCACTACCGCCATGATGAAGTCGTTATGCGCCTCAGGCAGGAAAAAGAGCTTCTGCTTGCCTGCGCCCAGCCCCTGTCCGGCAATGCCGCCGGACCCCATGGCATAGAGCGACTGCACAAGCTGATACCCCGTGTCCTGCGCATCTTTGAACGGGTCCAGAAAAGCAAGCAACCGACGCGAACGGTAAGGCGACTGCACAATGAGCAGCCAGCCAGCCCCCCCCGCCAGCAGCGCGGAGACGATGAGGTAGATAAGCCGCGTACCGCCCACAAGGCACATGAAGAACAGCAGCATGGAAAGCACGGCCGCCGCCCCGAAGTCCGGCTGCATAAGCAGCAGCAGGCATATCAGCCCCGTCACGAAGAAGGGAGGAATGACGCCCTTGGAGAAGGTTTTCACCAGCTCCTGCTTGGTACTGAGGAAGTAGGCCAGATACAGCACCAGCGCGATCTTCACAAACTCCATGGGCTGCACCGTAAACGGGCCCAGCGCAATCCAGCGGCGCGCGCCGTTAATATTCACGCCCAGCGGCGTAAGGGTGAGAATAACCAGCAACAACGCTCCGAAAAGTACCGGATACTGCAACTGATACAGCACCTTGCGCGGCAGCGATGCGCATACGGCCATAAGCCCGCCGCCCACCATGGCAAACAATATCTGGCGTTTGAAGAAGAAGTATTTATCCGAATAAAACTTCTCCGCCATAATCCCGCTGGCGCTCAGCACCATGGTCAGCCCGAAAGCCACAAGGCACAGTGCGGCAGCCAGCAGTATCCAGTCTGTCTGAAGAGCGGTTCTGCGGGTGGTACTCATTGTTCCGCCCCCTCCGCCGCCTTGAACTGCGCGTAGATGCGCCGGAAGTCCTCACCGCGTTCTTTGTAGTTGGCATACTGGTCAAAGCTGGACGTGGCCGGTGCCAGCAGCAGCACATCTCCGGGCTGTGCCTTGCGCATCAGCCCCGCTGCCGCCGCCTGCATGGTGGTGTCGTACGAAAGTTCCGCAGCCCCGGCCCATGCCTGTTCAAATATCTCGCGGCTGCCGCCGTACAACCCCACGGCCCTTACCCTGCCTTGCAGCAGTCCGCGCAGCGATGCCAGATCGCCGCCCTTGTATTTTCCTCCGGCAAGCAGCAGCACAGGCGTGTCAAACGCCTCCAGTGCCACCCGCACGGAATCCACGGTGGTCGCCTTGGAATCGTTGACAAAGAGCACACCGCCCGCCTCACCCACAGGTTCCAGCGTGTGCTCGGCGGCGCGGAAATCGCGCACGGCACGGGCGGCTTCTTCCTGTGTCACGCCAAAAATGGCACAGGCCATATAGGCGGCTTCCACGTTCTGGCGGTTATGCCTTCCCATGAGCCTGCTTTGCGGAAAAAGCGGAGCCGTGCCTTCAGGGGCGTCAAAACGCCGCACGGTCGCGCGCACGCCGTACTCCTGCGGCAACGCATCGAGTCCGGGCCCGAAAATGGCCGTATCCTCCGCCGTCTGCCGGGCAAAGAGGCGCATCTTGGCGTCCGTGTATTCCTGCATGTCGCTGTGATAATCCAGATGGTCCACGGTAATGTTCGTCAGCACGCCCACCTTGGGATGAAAGGCCGTGCAGGTCTGTAGCTGAAAACTGGAAACCTCCAGCACCAGCACATCCGCCTTGCCGCCATCCAGCACAAAACGGCTGAGGGGCGTGCCGAAGTTGCCCCCCAGAAACACCTTCTTTCCCGCCTGCTCCAGCATACGGGCGCACAGGCTCACCGTGGTGGACTTACCGTTAGTTCCGGTCACCGCCAGCACGGGAATCTGCCGCACGCACAGCCATGCAAGTTCGGTCTCTGCCATCACCAGCGCGCCTTCCGGCAGCAGCGGCGCAATCTTCTTCACCGGCACGCCCGGGCTGGGCACCACCAGTTCGGCTCCTGCAAACTGCTCTGCCGTATGCTCGCCAAAAACGGTTTCACAGCCCAGCCGCGCCATGGTTTCGCGCGCCCTGTCAGCAATCTTTGCGCCGTCACTGTCCACCACGCGCACCCGCGCACCCAGTGCATGCAGCAGTTCCGCCGCTGCCATGCCGGAACCGGCGGCTCCCACAACCACGGCGGTCATGCCGGGAGTGACGGGGCTGTGCGGGCAGATAAGGGTTGCGTTCGGTGTCATGTGCGCTGTCCTTGGTCCGGCTGTCCTAACGGAGTTTGAGCACGCTCAGAGCCACAAGGCCTAGCAGTGCCGATGTTATCCAGAACCGGATGATGATCTTGGATTCGGGAATGCCCTTAAGCTCGAAATGGTGATGCAGTGGTGCCATGCGGAAAATGCGTTTGCCGCCGCTGAATTTGAAATAGCCCACCTGCAGAATCACGGAGAGCGTCTCCACCACAAACAGGCCACCCACCACAAGGAGTATGAGTTCCTGCTTGCACAGCACGGCAATGAACCCCAGCGTGCCGCCAAGCGACAGGCTGCCCACATCGCCCATGAACACCTGTGCCGGGTAGGCGTTGAACCACAAAAAGCCCAGCCCCGCGCCCACCAGCGCACCGCATATAACCGTCACCTCGCCCACGCCGGGCACGGCAGGCACCTGCAGATAGGCAGACATCTGCGCGTGCCCCGCCACATACACAAAGACGGAAAAGACAATCCCGGCCACAACGGTCGGGCCTATGGCCAACCCGTCCATACCGTCGGTCAGGTTCACGCCGTTGGAGGCACCCACCATGACCATCATGGCAAAGGGCACATACAGCCAGCCCAGATCAGGACTGATGTTCTTGAAGAACGGCACGGAAAGATGCGTGGAGTACACGGGATCTTTGACCAGAACATACATGACCACGGCGGCTATGAGCATCTGCCACAGGAACTTGGCACGGGCAGAAAGTCCCTTGTTGCGTTTGCGGCGCAGCTTGGAAAAATCATCCAGAAAACCCACCAGCCCGAAGCCGCAGAAGACGAACAGCGTCAGCCAGACATACCGGTTGGTTATGTCGCACCACAGCAGGGAGCTTACCACCATGGCAAACCCTATGAGCAGGCCGCCCATGGTAGGGGTGCCCGCCTTGCTGCTGTGACACGAAACCTCTTCCTGAATGTACTGCCCGCACTTTATGCGCTGCAGCCAGCCGATGAAGCGCGGCCCCAGAAGGATGGAGATGAGCAGCGCGGTCAGCAACGCCCATACGGAACGGAACGTGATGTACCGGAACACGTTGAAAAGGCTGATGTCCTCACTGAGGGGGTACAGCAGATTATAGAGCATCGGGTTCTTCCTTTGCGCTGCATGGTCCGGCGCAGAATGCCTCTACCAGACGTTCAAGCCGGTTGCCCCGCGACCCCTTGAAAAGAACAAGGCCCGCCCTGAGCGTTGATTCCATGAACCTGTTGATAAATTCTTCCGGCGTATGCACCAGTTGCAGTTCGCCCTGCCAGCCGCCTTCCGTCAGTCCTGCGCGCACCTCGTCCGCATGCCCGCCCTTCCAGTACACAGCGGCAGGTGCGGTGCGGGCCATAACGATGCCGAGATCACGGTGGGCCTTTTCCGCCTCGTCTCCCAGTTCCAGCATCTCGCCCATAACCAGCATGAGCGGCTGCCCTGCCGCCATTTCGTGCGCAGTTTCCAGCATGCGCAGGGCGGAGAGCGGGTTGGCGTTGTAGCTGTCGTCTATGACCAGCCAGCGGTCACGCTGCTGGCAGCAGAAGCGCTTTTCCGGCAGCCGTGCCTGCGCAAATCCGGTAATGATCTCCTGGGTCGACAACCCCAGAATATCTGCGGCAGCCGCCACGGCGATTACATTCTCCGCCGCAAAAGCACCCCGGAACGGGGCCACCAGTTCAAATTCCTTCTTGTCCAGCCATACGCGGTAGCGTCCCTGCGTGGCGGACTGCGGCCCCGCATACTCGGCCCGGTACATGCACGAGGCATCGCGGATGCTGAAAAAGCGAAGTTCTGCGCAGTTGCTGCGGGCCTCGCGCACCAGGTCGGGATAGTCTGCGCTCACAAGCCCCACGCCGCCCGGCGCGATGTACGAGAGCAGCTTGGCCTTGTAGTGGGCTACGCCCTTGTCTCCCAGCCCCTGCGTGTGTCCCGCGCCCACGTTGAGCACTATGCCAAGGTCGGGCCGCAGCACAGAAGCCAGCTCGTCCATGTCACGGGGTTCGCTTATG carries:
- a CDS encoding UDP-N-acetylmuramoyl-tripeptide--D-alanyl-D-alanine ligase; the protein is MKLTLNDIQDAMGAIGFLGDAGETVPTGVQTDSRMLQKGELFFCISGERFDGHTFARAAVERGACGVVAERPPFSADEMCGMECDEGGVPLLMVRDSVQALGRLAAYHRQKAKAAVVGVTGTAGKTTVKEMLAQVLSVRGETARNHLNLNNQIGLPVSMLAATGEERFWVMEAGISEPRDMDELASVLRPDLGIVLNVGAGHTQGLGDKGVAHYKAKLLSYIAPGGVGLVSADYPDLVREARSNCAELRFFSIRDASCMYRAEYAGPQSATQGRYRVWLDKKEFELVAPFRGAFAAENVIAVAAAADILGLSTQEIITGFAQARLPEKRFCCQQRDRWLVIDDSYNANPLSALRMLETAHEMAAGQPLMLVMGEMLELGDEAEKAHRDLGIVMARTAPAAVYWKGGHADEVRAGLTEGGWQGELQLVHTPEEFINRFMESTLRAGLVLFKGSRGNRLERLVEAFCAGPCSAKEEPDAL
- the ftsW gene encoding putative lipid II flippase FtsW, yielding MSTTRRTALQTDWILLAAALCLVAFGLTMVLSASGIMAEKFYSDKYFFFKRQILFAMVGGGLMAVCASLPRKVLYQLQYPVLFGALLLVILTLTPLGVNINGARRWIALGPFTVQPMEFVKIALVLYLAYFLSTKQELVKTFSKGVIPPFFVTGLICLLLLMQPDFGAAAVLSMLLFFMCLVGGTRLIYLIVSALLAGGAGWLLIVQSPYRSRRLLAFLDPFKDAQDTGYQLVQSLYAMGSGGIAGQGLGAGKQKLFFLPEAHNDFIMAVVGEEMGFVGVSLFFIIMGVMLWRGFVIAYRQDDLRDRLTSFGLTLVLTLGAVFNLAVVMGAAPPKGVAMPFMSYGGSSLLSSFLCVGLLLNFSRTAEGSPAL
- the murD gene encoding UDP-N-acetylmuramoyl-L-alanine--D-glutamate ligase, with translation MTPNATLICPHSPVTPGMTAVVVGAAGSGMAAAELLHALGARVRVVDSDGAKIADRARETMARLGCETVFGEHTAEQFAGAELVVPSPGVPVKKIAPLLPEGALVMAETELAWLCVRQIPVLAVTGTNGKSTTVSLCARMLEQAGKKVFLGGNFGTPLSRFVLDGGKADVLVLEVSSFQLQTCTAFHPKVGVLTNITVDHLDYHSDMQEYTDAKMRLFARQTAEDTAIFGPGLDALPQEYGVRATVRRFDAPEGTAPLFPQSRLMGRHNRQNVEAAYMACAIFGVTQEEAARAVRDFRAAEHTLEPVGEAGGVLFVNDSKATTVDSVRVALEAFDTPVLLLAGGKYKGGDLASLRGLLQGRVRAVGLYGGSREIFEQAWAGAAELSYDTTMQAAAAGLMRKAQPGDVLLLAPATSSFDQYANYKERGEDFRRIYAQFKAAEGAEQ
- the murG gene encoding undecaprenyldiphospho-muramoylpentapeptide beta-N-acetylglucosaminyltransferase; this translates as MKRVVLTTGGTGGHIFPALAVAEELRKRFPGVEFLFIGGAYGPERDIVTRAGIPFEALPVRGVLGRGFRAVGALAGLGVSTLRAMRILGRFRPDAVIGFGGYAAFAACMAGKLREMPVAVHEQNSVPGLANKLLGKVADRVFISMPDPDEHFLPRKTVLTGNPVRAEIRTLRNMPPVPAGERRLLVLGGSLGARAVNAAVIDMLPMLQDAGVRVHHQTGTADFERVQTAYAQAGMQDCTVEPFITNMAAAYARANLVLGRAGATTLAELTVAGKPAVFVPFPFATHDHQLHNARFLERHGAAMVVEERSLADAGHAGLAEKVTGLLADPERLNAMAVASRRLGWPEAAANVASGLMDIVHKAPLTSLVEE
- the mraY gene encoding phospho-N-acetylmuramoyl-pentapeptide-transferase; this encodes MLYNLLYPLSEDISLFNVFRYITFRSVWALLTALLISILLGPRFIGWLQRIKCGQYIQEEVSCHSSKAGTPTMGGLLIGFAMVVSSLLWCDITNRYVWLTLFVFCGFGLVGFLDDFSKLRRKRNKGLSARAKFLWQMLIAAVVMYVLVKDPVYSTHLSVPFFKNISPDLGWLYVPFAMMVMVGASNGVNLTDGMDGLAIGPTVVAGIVFSVFVYVAGHAQMSAYLQVPAVPGVGEVTVICGALVGAGLGFLWFNAYPAQVFMGDVGSLSLGGTLGFIAVLCKQELILLVVGGLFVVETLSVILQVGYFKFSGGKRIFRMAPLHHHFELKGIPESKIIIRFWITSALLGLVALSVLKLR
- the murB gene encoding UDP-N-acetylmuramate dehydrogenase, whose product is MALVILNGPSLKARTTLRLGGNAMAEVVVRDVRDCEELPATLERLGGRPLILGYGSNILADDAPLPLVVVTPAIGEAPRVVGEDAEGVLVRVGAGFRLPRLLGWLCARGLSGMEGLAGIPGTVGGAVAMNAGSYGCETGALVTRVTVFDPVHGVRTLRRDALHFAYRHFSVADAGERAGWTVVADAVFRLERSSRDVIHKTMQENYAKKKATQPVTAYSAGCVFKNPAHNVSAGKLLDSSGFKGKKRGGMAFSEMHANFLINTGEGTSVQAKELLSEAQEKVKKEYGYALELEVRIVP
- the murC gene encoding UDP-N-acetylmuramate--L-alanine ligase, whose protein sequence is MIKIRRVHMVGIGGSGMSGIAEVLLNLGYEVAGSDLSDGPVVRRLKNLGAEIFIGHGSQNVTDAQVLVRSSAVKDDNPEVVAARAKSIPIIPRAEMLAELMRLRTGIAIAGTHGKTTTTSLTAAIFDAAQTDPTVIIGGRLNAYGANARLGEGKFLIAEADESDGSFLCLLPIMTVVTNVDRDHMDFYADQQEIDDSFTQFMNSVPFYGTNVVCGDDPGVRRLLPKVKRPVITYGFGKENDIRAEVIACAEVSHFRIIVRGKDIGEVRLSQPGRHNILNALGAVGVSLEAGIEPAACLEGLSGFTGVGRRFERKGERNGVLVVDDYGHHPAEVAATIATARQCYPSRRLVVAFQPHRFSRTQALFGEFCKSFEGVDKLLLTEIYPASEAPIPGVSGQSLAQGIRQVSNTDVLYCQDFAAVSQALPDVLQPGDLFITLGAGNIWTVGQKYLDGE
- the ftsA gene encoding cell division protein FtsA translates to MAKSELIVGLDVGTTKICAVVGEATAEGVDIVGIGTAPSTGLRKGVVVNIEQTVQSIKKALEEAELMAGCEIRSVYAGIAGSHIKGFNSHGVIAVKGGEVAPKDVERVLDAAKAVAIPLDREVIHILPQEYIVDDQRGIADPLGMAGVRLEVKVHIVTGAVTSAQNIVRSCHRSGLDVSDIVLEALASAKAVLTEEEREIGVALVDLGGGTTDIAVFANDSIKHTGVLALGGQNLTNDIAFGLRTPMASAEKIKTKFGCAMADLVRGDEVIEVSSVGDREPRRLSRQVLAEICEPRMEEILSLVDQELVRSGYKNLIGAGVVLTGGTALIDGCQELGEQIFNLPTRIGYPRNVGGLKDVVNSPKFATAVGLLRYGAEKEGLELKFRIRDGNVFNRVLSRMKKWFSDVS
- a CDS encoding cell division protein FtsQ/DivIB; translation: MISIALLYLYRYVTISEFFALREIQVAGNVRLGSGEILKMAGLRTGMNNLAVRMGDVEARLLRDPWIAGVSLKRELPDKFFVEVRERVPRYWVRQGDKVAYADAQGRVISEVEPGKFTSLPFLMVDPGMEEWVRQLPDMVGVLETASLPLDVNNAAWVRLSRSRGVELYLENADMILNLAVAEWDVNLARLAAVLEDLKRRGEIRRVREVTVAGSNVWIREDRPVSAGN